In the Leptolyngbya sp. FACHB-261 genome, one interval contains:
- a CDS encoding glycosyltransferase family 2 protein: MFFSVVIPTYNRLPILTKCLHALEQQQPAGQGYEVVVVDDGSTDGTVEFLQRNAERFTKVRLFQQDHAGPSAARNLGVEKAIGDVIIFIDSDLVVTPVFLSAHERSLHQAWGSQGNDRAFTYGRVINTANFDDPTAEPYKITDFSAAYFATGNVAIARHWLLKAGLFDTRFQLYGWEDLELGVRLKQRGLKLIKCPDAVGYHWHPPFNLKQIPHLIDREIQRGRMGVLFYQKHPTWEVRLMIQMTWLHRLLWGLLSLGGTLNERTLAPLLQWLIDRGKPQLALELARVFLNWYNVQGVYAAYREQHTGTV; this comes from the coding sequence ATGTTTTTCAGCGTTGTTATCCCGACCTATAACCGTCTGCCCATCTTGACGAAGTGCCTGCATGCCCTAGAACAGCAACAGCCTGCAGGTCAGGGATATGAAGTCGTGGTGGTAGATGATGGTTCTACGGATGGCACGGTCGAGTTCTTGCAGCGCAATGCCGAGCGTTTCACCAAGGTACGCCTGTTTCAGCAAGACCATGCAGGTCCCTCTGCTGCCCGCAACCTGGGCGTAGAGAAGGCTATTGGCGATGTCATTATCTTCATCGATAGTGACCTGGTAGTAACCCCCGTCTTCCTCAGCGCTCATGAACGGAGCTTACACCAGGCTTGGGGCAGTCAAGGCAATGATCGCGCCTTTACCTACGGACGGGTGATTAACACTGCCAATTTTGACGATCCCACAGCCGAGCCTTACAAAATTACTGACTTCTCGGCAGCTTACTTCGCCACTGGTAATGTTGCCATTGCCCGCCATTGGTTGTTGAAAGCGGGACTGTTCGATACCCGCTTTCAACTCTATGGTTGGGAGGATTTAGAACTGGGAGTGCGCTTGAAACAGCGGGGGCTCAAATTGATTAAGTGCCCGGATGCTGTCGGCTACCACTGGCATCCCCCGTTCAATCTTAAGCAGATTCCTCACCTGATCGACCGGGAGATCCAGCGGGGACGCATGGGCGTGTTGTTTTACCAGAAGCACCCAACCTGGGAAGTGCGGCTGATGATTCAGATGACCTGGTTGCACCGGCTGCTGTGGGGGCTGCTATCTCTAGGTGGAACTCTTAACGAGCGCACTCTAGCACCCCTGTTGCAGTGGTTGATCGACCGAGGCAAACCTCAGCTAGCCCTGGAATTGGCCCGTGTCTTTCTAAATTGGTACAACGTGCAGGGGGTCTACGCTGCCTATCGTGAGCAACATACAGGTACTGTCTAA
- a CDS encoding phycobilisome protein — protein MISRISILVRETEGRYLYDSELSVYTRYLSELKARIAVYQKLQALETEVIAEIEGKLRHQDSSLFLYGGEDVSSKWKRDTLLTYRAMAKAVLLDDVDYLKQSFLLWMQTMMRAFGALRSCAETYMLMGTVLRRRLSSPEVAILMPVLQVIQQTLAE, from the coding sequence GTGATTAGTCGAATTTCTATTTTGGTCCGTGAAACTGAAGGTCGATACCTCTACGACAGTGAGCTGAGTGTTTATACTCGCTATCTCTCGGAATTAAAAGCCCGCATTGCCGTTTACCAAAAGCTTCAGGCGCTTGAAACTGAGGTGATTGCTGAAATTGAAGGCAAACTTCGCCATCAAGATTCCAGCCTATTTCTCTACGGGGGTGAGGATGTGTCTTCCAAATGGAAGCGGGACACGCTGCTGACCTACCGAGCGATGGCTAAGGCTGTGCTGCTCGACGACGTAGACTACCTAAAACAAAGCTTTCTGCTATGGATGCAAACAATGATGCGAGCTTTCGGTGCTCTACGGAGCTGCGCTGAAACCTACATGCTGATGGGAACTGTCTTGCGCAGACGGCTGAGCAGCCCAGAGGTTGCCATACTGATGCCAGTCTTGCAAGTCATCCAACAGACCCTTGCTGAGTGA
- a CDS encoding uracil-DNA glycosylase family protein — protein sequence MSLEEQISLFGQSEPAAATNFDPELIPTDGSLPIPPGSYSDIATIVRHCNSCVRCELAAGRTHAVVGRGSENAKIMIVGEGPGQHEDETGIPFVGRSGQLLEKILESVRLTEDDVYISNIVKCRPPGNRTPTTEEADICKGYLLEQIRMIDPKIILLTGATAVRSLTGNKQGITKIRGEWLSWNGRDCMPIFHPAYLLRNPSRDKGSPKWLMWQDIQKVRQRYDELMAEAAV from the coding sequence ATGTCTCTCGAAGAGCAGATCAGCCTATTTGGTCAATCTGAACCTGCGGCTGCTACGAATTTTGATCCAGAACTGATTCCCACAGACGGATCGTTACCGATCCCTCCAGGCAGCTACTCAGATATCGCGACGATCGTGCGGCACTGCAATAGCTGTGTGCGCTGTGAGCTAGCGGCGGGGCGGACCCATGCGGTGGTCGGTCGAGGCAGCGAGAACGCCAAAATTATGATTGTGGGAGAGGGGCCAGGGCAGCACGAAGACGAAACTGGCATCCCATTTGTGGGGCGTTCTGGGCAGTTGCTGGAGAAGATCTTAGAGTCCGTGCGGCTGACCGAGGACGATGTTTACATCTCCAATATCGTTAAGTGCCGCCCTCCTGGTAACCGGACACCTACAACCGAAGAAGCAGACATTTGCAAGGGCTATCTGTTAGAGCAGATCCGCATGATCGATCCCAAAATTATTTTGCTGACCGGAGCGACTGCCGTACGTTCGCTGACAGGCAATAAGCAGGGGATTACAAAGATTCGAGGCGAGTGGCTGAGCTGGAATGGACGAGATTGCATGCCCATTTTTCATCCGGCTTACTTGCTGCGCAACCCTTCGCGGGACAAAGGCAGCCCAAAATGGCTGATGTGGCAAGACATCCAAAAGGTGCGCCAGCGCTACGACGAGCTTATGGCTGAGGCTGCTGTATAG
- the pyrF gene encoding orotidine-5'-phosphate decarboxylase, which produces MKLSPADQIIVALDVAGEPEALALVAQLPEVRFWKVGLELFISCGPGIVQKLRQQGKRIFLDLKLHDIPNTVAGAVQVAASYGVDLLTVHAVGGRAMLKAAVAAAEAGAAKGGVAPPRLLAVTLLTSLSSRDLAFDLNVPLELPEYTLKLALLAQECGIGGAVCSPQEVEELRTRLNDGFCLVTPGVRPDWSVANDQSRHTTPASALRWGSDYLVIGRPITAAPDPAAAFRRLCTELSEVGV; this is translated from the coding sequence TTGAAACTTTCACCTGCAGATCAAATTATTGTGGCTTTGGATGTGGCCGGTGAGCCCGAAGCCCTGGCTTTAGTTGCTCAGCTGCCAGAAGTCCGCTTTTGGAAAGTGGGCCTAGAGCTATTTATTAGCTGTGGACCTGGCATTGTTCAGAAGCTGAGGCAACAGGGCAAGCGCATTTTTCTAGACCTGAAGCTGCACGATATTCCCAACACAGTTGCTGGGGCAGTGCAGGTAGCAGCTAGCTACGGCGTAGATTTGCTCACGGTTCACGCAGTGGGTGGACGAGCCATGCTGAAAGCGGCAGTGGCTGCAGCCGAAGCTGGTGCAGCCAAAGGGGGCGTTGCACCGCCTCGGCTATTGGCAGTTACACTGCTGACTAGCCTTTCATCCCGAGATCTGGCTTTTGACCTGAACGTACCTCTGGAGTTGCCAGAATACACACTGAAGTTGGCGCTGTTGGCGCAGGAATGTGGCATTGGCGGAGCTGTTTGTTCTCCTCAAGAGGTCGAAGAATTGCGAACGCGGCTGAATGATGGATTTTGCCTGGTCACACCGGGGGTGCGGCCAGACTGGAGCGTCGCGAACGACCAGAGCCGTCATACAACACCAGCCTCAGCTCTGCGTTGGGGAAGCGATTACTTGGTCATTGGCCGACCTATTACAGCCGCGCCTGATCCTGCTGCTGCCTTTCGCCGACTTTGTACAGAACTGTCGGAGGTTGGTGTGTGA
- a CDS encoding carbohydrate kinase, with translation MTSPHVICLGEVLFDYLADQSGREYAEVTSWTPYPGGAPANVACGLAKLGTSSAFIGCVGSDEAGDTLISVLRSDGVEVSGVQRHSTAPTRLVYVTRSEEGERTFAGFGDLDTTRFADAFLNQDQLPVPLFEAADFLVLGTLELAYPQTRAAIETALQLCEQNFVKILLDVNWRPMFWPDPAQAEAPIRALMQRVDFLKLSDEEAQWLFGTMDPGVIAHRLGQVEGVFVTAGAQGCAYCLGGNEGKVPALSVKAVDTTGAGDAFVAGLLHQLNQTAVSNLNDPQRAQAIVRYANAVGALTTTAPGAIAAQPTAAAVDVLLRQVVSY, from the coding sequence ATGACAAGCCCCCATGTCATATGCCTGGGTGAAGTGCTGTTTGACTATCTCGCCGATCAGTCAGGTCGCGAATATGCGGAGGTAACCTCCTGGACTCCTTATCCGGGTGGGGCTCCGGCCAATGTTGCCTGTGGCCTTGCCAAGTTGGGGACCTCCAGCGCTTTTATCGGCTGCGTGGGCAGCGATGAAGCTGGCGACACTCTGATCTCAGTTCTGCGCAGTGACGGAGTCGAAGTCAGCGGCGTCCAGCGCCACTCAACAGCCCCAACCCGTCTGGTCTACGTCACCCGGTCTGAAGAGGGGGAGCGTACCTTTGCAGGCTTTGGTGACCTGGATACCACTCGCTTCGCGGATGCTTTTTTAAACCAGGACCAGCTACCTGTGCCCCTGTTTGAAGCCGCTGACTTTTTGGTTCTGGGCACACTGGAACTGGCTTATCCCCAAACCCGCGCGGCGATTGAAACCGCCTTACAACTCTGCGAACAGAACTTCGTCAAAATTCTGCTGGATGTCAACTGGCGACCCATGTTCTGGCCCGATCCAGCTCAGGCAGAAGCACCGATTCGGGCCTTGATGCAACGGGTAGATTTTCTGAAGCTCTCAGATGAGGAAGCCCAGTGGCTATTCGGCACTATGGATCCGGGTGTGATCGCCCATCGCTTAGGTCAGGTGGAAGGTGTATTTGTCACTGCTGGAGCGCAAGGCTGTGCTTATTGTCTGGGCGGGAACGAAGGCAAAGTACCTGCTTTGTCAGTCAAAGCCGTTGACACCACAGGTGCAGGCGATGCCTTCGTGGCAGGCCTGCTACACCAATTGAACCAAACTGCTGTGAGCAACCTGAACGATCCGCAGCGCGCTCAGGCCATAGTCCGCTACGCCAATGCTGTCGGTGCCTTGACCACTACCGCGCCCGGTGCCATTGCAGCTCAACCGACGGCTGCCGCAGTTGATGTGTTGCTGCGCCAAGTTGTCAGCTACTAG
- a CDS encoding ChaB family protein produces the protein MVATSTSASQPSQQVERAVTAVFTDQAKIDAAIRRLLDRAVLREDISVMGRNFHTETRITGFLTRRDVILGGLKNGGIFGSLFGSVLALLTGVGVLFIPFVGPVVAAGPLGAVLLGAASGAIAGSAGAGLVSVFAALGMPEDKAAIYQTRVEAGDFLLMAEVPADRSGEIQLLLESAGGEEVSTTQTALPRGSTGPIQSVQDLSPEVRSHLSDEAQQTYIEHYNRALSETSSASEAEHAAWDTIRTHYVEGADGRWSKAS, from the coding sequence ATGGTCGCCACGTCTACCTCAGCCTCCCAACCCAGTCAGCAGGTTGAACGGGCTGTCACTGCCGTCTTTACCGACCAGGCCAAGATTGACGCCGCAATCCGGCGTCTTCTGGATCGAGCGGTGTTACGGGAAGATATTTCGGTCATGGGCCGTAATTTCCACACAGAAACTCGCATTACCGGCTTTCTGACCCGTCGGGATGTGATCCTGGGTGGTCTCAAGAATGGTGGCATTTTCGGCTCTCTCTTCGGCTCGGTTCTAGCGCTTTTGACCGGCGTAGGCGTGTTGTTTATCCCCTTTGTTGGCCCGGTAGTTGCTGCGGGTCCTCTGGGGGCAGTGCTACTTGGCGCTGCTAGTGGCGCGATTGCTGGTTCGGCGGGAGCTGGCTTGGTGTCTGTCTTCGCAGCCTTGGGAATGCCCGAAGACAAAGCAGCGATCTACCAAACTCGAGTTGAAGCTGGCGATTTTCTGTTGATGGCAGAAGTACCAGCTGACCGAAGCGGCGAAATTCAACTGCTTTTAGAAAGTGCAGGTGGCGAGGAAGTAAGCACCACTCAGACTGCTTTGCCTCGGGGAAGCACTGGCCCTATTCAAAGTGTTCAGGACCTATCGCCTGAAGTGCGCTCTCATTTGTCTGATGAAGCGCAACAAACCTATATCGAGCACTACAACCGGGCTCTAAGTGAAACCAGCAGTGCTAGCGAGGCTGAGCATGCTGCTTGGGACACGATTCGGACCCACTACGTTGAAGGGGCGGACGGGCGTTGGTCTAAAGCAAGCTAA
- a CDS encoding winged helix-turn-helix domain-containing protein, whose product MMMCLESATNPARVRTGRVLVVEDEALIRETIAMALDEEGYEVLLAADGREALETAKSVEPLDLIILDLMLPYLNGLDLCRLIRHEGNSVPILILSARDSETDRVVGLEVGADDYLTKPFGMRELVARVRAILRRQNRLWEPVQGAILKFNEIVMYPEECRVLVRGQEVNFSPKEFRLLELFMTHPRRVWSREQLLERVWGPDFMGDSKTVDVHIRWLREKLERDPSHPDYLVTVRGFGYRFG is encoded by the coding sequence ATGATGATGTGCCTAGAGAGTGCGACGAACCCTGCAAGAGTTCGCACTGGTCGAGTCTTGGTAGTCGAAGATGAGGCCCTGATTCGCGAAACCATCGCTATGGCGCTGGATGAAGAAGGGTACGAAGTCCTGCTCGCAGCTGACGGTCGTGAGGCACTAGAGACCGCCAAATCTGTGGAGCCTCTAGACTTGATCATCCTAGATTTGATGTTGCCTTACCTCAACGGCTTGGACCTTTGCCGTTTGATCCGTCATGAAGGCAATAGTGTCCCGATCTTGATTCTGAGTGCCCGTGACAGTGAAACCGACCGGGTGGTGGGTTTAGAGGTCGGTGCCGACGATTACCTCACCAAACCCTTCGGCATGCGGGAATTGGTGGCACGGGTGCGGGCGATCCTACGGCGTCAAAACCGCCTGTGGGAGCCTGTACAGGGAGCCATACTCAAGTTCAACGAGATCGTGATGTACCCCGAGGAATGTCGGGTGTTGGTGCGAGGCCAGGAAGTTAACTTCTCACCCAAGGAGTTCCGCCTGCTAGAGCTGTTTATGACTCACCCACGCCGGGTCTGGTCGCGGGAGCAGTTACTAGAACGGGTTTGGGGACCAGACTTTATGGGAGACAGCAAAACTGTAGATGTTCATATCCGCTGGCTGCGGGAAAAGCTGGAGCGTGATCCCAGTCATCCCGATTATCTAGTGACCGTTCGGGGTTTTGGCTATCGGTTTGGATAG
- a CDS encoding cell wall metabolism sensor histidine kinase WalK: MGEAILAAVLAVVPFPSFVYFASGLGLGVLLTWIIQARLHRRLRRLLSIVESTSPPSSTPQPSALFSRLSAAVSLQTEQIYQLQQQLTDNQRLLSEAPIGYLQVDGENRLVYWNVLARKLLGIEHGQEPRLGRLLLEVVRSYELDRLIEIAREQQRSVQAEWTFPPTPPERRPVPVRGLGVHLSEGCVGVYLEDRREAVLIAQQHNRWTSDVAHELKTPLTSVRLVAEMLQSKVDASVRPWLDRLLNETQRLSSLVQDLLELSRLDVQAVRALSIKAVDLPALVRSAWENLTPLSSAKQQRLDYVGPSQLTIQADEPRLYRVLFNLLDNSIQHSENGQPIRISISSALPEGSSSNPETDGSEMITIEVIDWGPGFPEAALPHVFERFYRADAARTHLAPAVAQPSHLGPNGSGLGLAIAQQIVEAHSGTITAANHPQTGGAWLCIRLPRIQAVPQSINVTALP; encoded by the coding sequence ATGGGGGAAGCGATCCTGGCTGCTGTATTAGCTGTGGTGCCTTTCCCCAGTTTTGTCTATTTTGCCTCTGGTCTGGGGCTGGGTGTGCTGCTGACCTGGATCATTCAGGCTCGTTTGCATCGAAGGCTGCGAAGACTACTCTCGATTGTGGAAAGCACCAGTCCTCCCAGTTCAACCCCTCAGCCCTCAGCTCTATTTTCTAGGCTGTCTGCTGCAGTAAGCCTACAGACGGAACAAATTTACCAACTTCAGCAGCAGCTCACCGACAACCAACGGCTGTTAAGCGAAGCGCCGATTGGCTATCTCCAGGTTGATGGAGAGAACCGCCTGGTTTACTGGAATGTCCTAGCTCGCAAGCTGTTAGGGATTGAGCATGGCCAGGAGCCACGCTTGGGGCGTCTGCTGCTGGAAGTTGTTCGCTCTTACGAGCTGGACCGGCTGATTGAGATTGCTCGGGAGCAGCAGCGATCGGTTCAGGCAGAATGGACTTTCCCCCCCACACCGCCCGAGCGTCGTCCTGTGCCAGTCCGGGGTCTGGGCGTGCATCTCAGCGAAGGCTGTGTCGGAGTTTATCTGGAAGACCGACGCGAGGCCGTTCTGATCGCTCAGCAGCACAACCGCTGGACTTCCGACGTCGCCCACGAACTGAAAACGCCTCTGACCTCAGTGCGGCTCGTCGCTGAGATGTTGCAATCCAAGGTTGACGCCTCGGTGCGTCCCTGGTTAGATCGCCTGCTTAACGAGACTCAACGGCTGAGCAGTCTGGTTCAGGATCTTTTAGAGCTAAGCCGTCTCGATGTGCAGGCAGTGCGAGCTCTGTCTATCAAAGCAGTGGATTTACCTGCTCTAGTGCGTTCCGCCTGGGAGAACCTGACCCCTCTCAGTAGTGCGAAACAACAGCGCCTAGATTACGTGGGGCCTAGTCAACTCACGATCCAGGCAGACGAGCCACGCCTGTACCGGGTGTTGTTTAATCTACTGGACAACAGCATCCAGCACAGCGAGAATGGTCAACCGATCCGAATCAGCATCAGCAGTGCGTTGCCAGAAGGCAGCAGTTCTAACCCTGAAACGGACGGCTCAGAGATGATCACCATTGAGGTCATCGACTGGGGTCCTGGCTTCCCGGAAGCAGCGCTTCCTCATGTCTTTGAACGCTTCTACCGTGCTGATGCTGCTCGAACCCATCTTGCGCCAGCAGTTGCCCAGCCTAGCCATTTGGGCCCTAACGGCAGCGGTTTGGGGCTCGCGATTGCCCAGCAGATCGTTGAAGCTCACAGTGGCACGATTACAGCGGCGAATCACCCACAAACAGGCGGGGCCTGGCTGTGTATTCGCCTACCCCGCATTCAAGCAGTACCGCAAAGCATCAACGTTACAGCTTTACCTTAA
- a CDS encoding pseudouridine synthase, which produces MAERLQKILARWGIASRRQAEQLIQSGRVRLNGEVITTLGHKADPTVDQIEVDGRPLESENQPAHLYLLLNKPAGVLSTCDDPQARRTVLDLLPAQWRSGQGLHPVGRLDADSTGALLLTNDGELTYGLTHPHYPGSASQKQVAKTYQVQVQGHPALELLAQWRSGIELDGRLTLPAKVRVLHRGERTTTLEIVLQEGRNRQIRRVAEQLGHPVLKLHRLAIGPLNLGKLAVGAYRVLSPAEVQQLKAAYSSASDFDHSDIRGIQGARSA; this is translated from the coding sequence ATGGCTGAACGCCTCCAGAAGATTCTTGCCCGCTGGGGGATTGCCTCGCGCAGACAGGCTGAGCAACTCATTCAGTCTGGGCGTGTCCGTCTCAATGGCGAAGTAATTACAACCTTGGGTCACAAAGCCGATCCAACGGTTGATCAGATTGAGGTGGATGGGCGGCCTCTAGAGTCTGAAAACCAGCCTGCACATCTCTATTTGCTATTGAACAAGCCAGCCGGTGTGCTCTCTACCTGCGACGATCCCCAAGCTCGACGCACCGTCCTGGATCTACTGCCAGCCCAGTGGCGTTCAGGACAGGGCCTTCATCCGGTGGGTCGCTTAGACGCAGACAGTACTGGTGCCCTGCTGCTCACAAATGATGGCGAGCTGACCTATGGACTCACCCATCCCCATTATCCTGGCTCCGCTTCCCAAAAGCAGGTTGCTAAAACTTACCAAGTCCAGGTTCAGGGTCATCCAGCACTCGAGCTTTTAGCTCAGTGGCGCTCAGGCATAGAACTAGATGGCAGACTCACATTGCCAGCCAAGGTACGGGTGCTGCACCGAGGCGAGCGCACCACAACTTTAGAGATTGTGCTTCAGGAAGGACGCAATCGTCAGATCCGGCGCGTAGCTGAGCAGTTGGGCCATCCGGTTCTGAAACTGCATCGGCTCGCCATTGGTCCCCTCAATTTGGGTAAGTTGGCAGTTGGAGCCTATCGAGTTTTGTCACCCGCTGAAGTGCAGCAGCTCAAAGCAGCCTATAGCAGCGCCAGTGATTTTGACCATTCAGACATCAGAGGTATTCAAGGTGCTAGGAGTGCGTAG
- a CDS encoding RodZ domain-containing protein, translating into MEPRTDQQQSLRLVELGAYLRQAREDLNLSLENVAAQTLIQIKHLSAIEQGQLDQLPEPVYIQGFIRRFADALGLDGAQLAYSFPVHLKPNSSEAWRGSAAAQLRPMHLYLFYVALIACAVGSLSLLLDHSGKTVSDSETSLGSAAQLSPTAPVPSSSAPASGSSPWASPPVNASNGSTNAPFQFRADQPVNVGISLTNQSWVRVISDGKTAFEGILHEGDQRNWSAQSKILLRVGNAGGVKVTSGNQPPRALGQPGAVAEEVFSANSSTETPTPAASAPTPNPSPTP; encoded by the coding sequence ATGGAACCCCGAACGGACCAGCAGCAATCGCTGCGTCTGGTTGAACTTGGTGCCTATCTGCGCCAAGCGCGTGAAGACTTGAACTTGAGCTTGGAAAACGTTGCCGCTCAGACCTTGATCCAGATCAAGCATTTGAGCGCAATCGAGCAAGGGCAGCTAGACCAGTTGCCAGAGCCAGTTTACATTCAGGGCTTTATTCGGCGATTTGCAGATGCGTTAGGACTTGATGGCGCCCAGCTTGCCTACTCATTTCCAGTGCATCTCAAGCCCAATTCTTCCGAAGCTTGGCGAGGGTCGGCCGCCGCTCAGTTGCGTCCGATGCATCTCTATCTGTTTTATGTCGCCCTGATTGCCTGTGCGGTAGGGAGTCTATCCCTGCTGCTCGACCATTCTGGCAAAACGGTAAGTGATTCTGAAACTTCTCTAGGGAGTGCAGCTCAGCTTTCGCCAACTGCACCAGTCCCATCCAGTTCCGCGCCTGCCAGTGGTAGTAGCCCCTGGGCCTCACCGCCAGTGAACGCGAGCAATGGCAGCACTAATGCTCCGTTTCAGTTTCGTGCGGACCAACCAGTCAACGTGGGGATCTCTCTGACTAATCAGTCCTGGGTACGGGTGATCAGCGACGGTAAAACCGCCTTTGAAGGCATCCTACACGAGGGAGATCAACGTAACTGGTCTGCTCAATCTAAGATCTTGCTGCGCGTCGGCAATGCGGGCGGCGTGAAAGTCACCTCTGGTAATCAACCGCCTCGGGCACTGGGACAGCCAGGAGCCGTTGCCGAGGAAGTGTTCAGTGCGAATTCGTCTACCGAGACCCCTACTCCAGCTGCTTCAGCCCCAACACCGAATCCATCGCCTACCCCGTGA
- a CDS encoding pyroglutamyl-peptidase I, which translates to MSPASRCQLLLTAFEPYGNFSINASQQVLQHLEIGVLKHLPGAESLLLPCASQQAWQILSSALASQQPSVLICLGQAPGRAEICLERLARNCLDFSIPDNMGQQPQRQVIEPEGPESLASPLPLQAWATALNEQGIATQVSEDAGTYLCNQVYYQSLYYNAYYNTQKNSQQPRLQAVFVHLPLLPEQLPTQEALKEPPALALKSQCQAVQFLISEALKLALSPPGK; encoded by the coding sequence GTGAGTCCAGCTAGTCGCTGTCAGCTGCTGCTGACAGCTTTCGAGCCCTACGGCAACTTCTCGATTAACGCTTCGCAGCAGGTTCTTCAGCATCTAGAGATCGGGGTGTTGAAGCATCTGCCTGGGGCAGAGAGCCTATTGCTTCCTTGTGCCAGTCAGCAAGCCTGGCAGATTCTGAGTTCAGCTCTGGCAAGCCAGCAACCATCGGTGCTGATCTGCTTGGGACAGGCGCCTGGACGAGCTGAGATTTGTCTGGAACGGTTAGCTCGCAACTGCCTTGACTTTTCGATCCCTGACAACATGGGTCAACAACCTCAGCGGCAGGTCATTGAGCCTGAAGGCCCCGAGAGTTTAGCTAGCCCTTTACCGTTGCAGGCTTGGGCAACCGCCTTGAACGAGCAGGGTATCGCGACCCAAGTTTCTGAGGATGCAGGGACCTATCTTTGTAACCAGGTGTACTATCAAAGCTTGTACTACAACGCTTACTACAACACTCAGAAGAATAGTCAACAGCCTCGGCTACAGGCAGTCTTCGTGCATCTGCCTCTATTACCCGAGCAACTACCAACGCAGGAGGCTCTAAAAGAGCCTCCTGCGTTGGCCCTGAAATCGCAATGTCAGGCGGTGCAGTTCCTAATTTCAGAAGCCTTAAAGCTAGCGCTGTCACCCCCAGGGAAGTAG
- a CDS encoding glyoxalase-like domain protein, with amino-acid sequence MPVVAMDGMPLLTAYSWPSLSVLLPLDALFSTQSVMVMLLGAYAVAMWMFLTSAPKVHTVMVSDLDQARSFYEGQLDLPAADVPLHYYYNYEQTLGAGAVDPLYFPADMRGSVATARRTDAPDGLWYQLEKNVQLHVISGANSQSPKRDRHVCFDRDCLEKVLMRAQTRGVKYKIRAEKPLNFLVKDRQGRVIEMSEATT; translated from the coding sequence ATGCCTGTTGTTGCCATGGATGGAATGCCACTGCTGACTGCTTACTCCTGGCCAAGCCTGAGTGTTCTGCTACCACTGGATGCACTGTTCTCAACCCAGAGCGTCATGGTGATGCTGCTGGGTGCCTATGCAGTCGCGATGTGGATGTTTCTAACCAGTGCGCCTAAGGTGCATACCGTCATGGTGTCTGATCTTGACCAAGCCCGTAGCTTTTACGAAGGTCAGCTCGACTTGCCCGCTGCAGATGTGCCCTTGCACTACTACTACAACTATGAGCAGACATTAGGGGCGGGCGCGGTCGATCCTTTGTATTTCCCGGCTGATATGCGTGGCAGTGTCGCAACTGCTCGTCGCACTGATGCTCCAGACGGACTGTGGTACCAGCTTGAGAAGAACGTCCAACTGCATGTGATTAGCGGCGCTAATTCTCAGAGCCCCAAGCGCGACCGTCACGTTTGCTTTGACCGTGACTGCCTGGAAAAGGTATTGATGCGCGCCCAGACTCGAGGCGTAAAGTATAAGATTCGGGCCGAGAAACCGCTGAACTTCCTAGTTAAGGATCGCCAAGGTCGAGTTATTGAGATGTCTGAAGCCACTACCTAA
- a CDS encoding DUF3155 domain-containing protein, with translation MARRRKRKSRRRLEGRRILEHVPQFSIDSGDDKPVTAARKFIHTAGIAPPALLLVRRNEHTTDRYFWAEKGLFGAQYVEENHFLFPSLKPPEEAEELAASVG, from the coding sequence TTGGCTAGGAGACGGAAACGGAAGAGTCGGCGGCGTCTAGAGGGACGTAGAATCCTAGAACACGTTCCTCAGTTCAGCATTGACAGTGGCGACGATAAGCCGGTCACAGCGGCCCGTAAGTTTATCCATACTGCCGGGATTGCACCACCTGCCTTGCTACTCGTTCGACGGAACGAGCACACCACTGACCGCTATTTTTGGGCTGAGAAGGGCCTGTTCGGGGCACAATACGTAGAAGAAAATCACTTCCTCTTCCCTAGCCTCAAGCCACCGGAAGAGGCCGAAGAGTTGGCTGCTTCTGTTGGTTGA